The genomic interval CGGAATCATCACCTCGCGCTTGACGTAGTCGTTGGCCTCGGTCGGCGCGACAAAGGCCTTGCCGGTGATATCCGGGGTCATCGGCGCGGTCTGCGCGTGGGCGGCGGCAGCCAGCGCGGTGGCGAGAACGGTGACGAGCAAGCGGGCGGCGATGGGACGCATGGAACCTCCGGACAGTAAGACCATGACTGTAGGCGCAACCGCGGCCCGGGCGGAAGTGTCGGCGGACCGCAGACGGCACGACGTGTCCGCATGCGGGCGCAGTGCGGATGTGCCAGGACCCGGAAATGGCGAAGACCGGAGCCGCGACAGCCACGCGGCCGCCAATGCCGCGGCCGCTTGCGGACATATCTGGCGCCATCGGCGCAATCGCGCCCGAAACCGCACGCGGCGACTTCCCTGCGGCGCGCGCCGCAGGTACAACGATGCTTCTGCCCATCGCCGCAAGCGCGTGCGGGGCGCTGGCGAGACCCCGACCCGATGAGCGACTCCGAGCACGCGCCTGGCAATGCGGCGCGCCGCGCGTTCCTGAAACAAGGCGGCGCCCTGGCCGCCATGCTGCCGTTGCTGCACCTGCCTGCGTTCGGCCGCACGCTCGCCGCGCCGCAACGCCCGGCCAGCTCGCCGCTGCTGCCGCCGGCGCAGGCGCTGCGGATGCAGTACGCCAATGTGCCCAGCGAGGCCGACGTGTTGCGGCAAGGCCTGCCGATCGGTAACGGCCGGCTCGGCGCCCTGGTCGGCGGCGCGCCCGACCGCGACTTCCTGTACATCTCCGACGCCAGCCTGTGGACCGGCGGCCGCAACGACACGCTCGACGCGCAGGGCCAGTTCCCCTACGAGAAGGACAGCTTCGGCAGCTTCGTGATGCTGGCCAAGCTGTACCTGGAACTGGACGGGCACGCGCCGGCGCAGCTGCGCGACTACGCACGCGAGCTGGACCTGAGCAACGGCTGCGTGCGCGTGCGCTACGCGCTGGGCGCGGCGCAGTTCACCCGCACCGTGTTCGCCAGCCACCCCGACGACGCCATCGTGATCCAGCTCGAGCAGCGCGGTGGCGGCCGCCACAGCGGCCGGCTGCGGCTGCTCAGCGCACACGCCACCGCCGTGCACGGCGCTGCGGGCGGGCAGCTTGGGTTCTCCGGCGCGTTGGCCAACGGCCTGCGCCACGGCGCGCACGTGCAGCTGGTCGCCACCGACGGCAGCGTGGAACTGCAGGGCGATACGCTGCACTTCCGCGACTGCAGTGCGCTGCGCATCGTGGTGTGCGGCGGCAGCAACTATGTGCCCGACCTGGCCAGGAACTACCGCGATCCGGATCTGGATCCGCAGGCGCTGGCCCGCCAGCGCTGCACGGCGGCGGCGCAGCGCGCGCCCGAGACGCTGCTGTACACCCACGTGGCCGACCACCGCGCCCTGTTCGACCGCATGCAGGTGGACCTGGGGCGTTCCAGCCCGGCGCAACGCCAGCTCGCCATCGCGCAGCGGCTGCAGGCGCGCGCCGCAACGGGCACGCCCGATCCGGAACTGGAAGCGCTGTACCTGCAGTTCGGCCGCTACCTGACCATCGCCGCCTCGCGCGACGCGCTGCCGATCAACCTGCAGGGGCTGTGGCTGGAGAACAACGATCCGCCGTGGATGAGCGATTACCACAGCGACGTCAATCTGCAGATGAACTATTGGCTGACCGACGCGGCCGGGCTGGGGCCGTGCTTCGACGCGCTGGCCCGCTACTGCCTGGCGCAGCTGCCGGCGTGGACACAGATCACCCAGGCGCACTTCAACGACCCGCGCAACCGCTTCCGCAACACCTCCGGCAAGGTCGCCGGCTGGGCCGTGGCGTTCTCGACCAATCCGTTCGGCGGCAGCGGCTGGAACTGGCACCCCGGCGGCAACGCCTGGCTGTGCGACAGCCTGTGGCAGCACTACGAATACACCCAGGACCGCGCCTACCTGGCGCGGATCTATCCCTTGCTCAAGGGCGCCTGCGAATTCTGGCAGGCACGGCTGATCGAGCTGGAGGTGCCCGGCGCCGACGGCCAGCCGCACAAGCGCCTGGTCGACGATCACGACTGGTCGCCCGAGCATGGCCCGGAAGACGCGCGCGGCATCGCCTATGCGCAGGAGCTGGCCTGGAACCTGTTCGGGCAATACCGCCAGGCCAGCGCGCTGCTCGATCGCGATGCAGGCTATGCCGCAACCATCGCCGAGCTGCAGCAGCGCCTGTACCTGCCGGACATCAGCCCACGCAGCGGGCAACTGCAGGAATGGATGTCGCCCGACGATCTGGGCGAGGCCCATCACCGCCACCTGTCGCCGCTGATGGGCCTGTATCCCGGCCATCGGCTGCATCCGGACCTGGCGCCACCCGAGCAGGTCGCCGCGGCACGCAAGCTGCTGGACGCGCGCGGCATGCACAGCTTCGGCTGGGCCTGCGCGTGGCGTGCGCTGTGCTGGGCGCGGCTGGGCGAGGCCGAGCGCGCCTATGCGCTGATCGCGACCAACCTCAAGCCGTCGATCGTGCACAGCAACGGCACCGCGCCGAACTTCTTCGACATCTACGACCTCAGCCAGCACGGCGACCCCACCCTGGGCGGCGTGTTCCAGATCGACGCCAACTTCGGCACGCCCACCGCGATGCTGGAAATGCTGCTGTACTCGCGGCCCGGCCATATCGCGCTGCTGCCGGCGCTGCCCAAGGCATGGGCCGAACGCGGCAAGGTCAGCGGGATCGGCGCGCGCGGCGGTTTCGTGGTGGATCTGCAATGGCGCAACGGCAAGGCCACGCGGATCGTGCTGCGCAGCGTCGGCGGGACCGAGACCGAACTGGCCTTCAATGGCCGCACGCAGCGGGTGGCGCTGGCGCCCGGTGCGGCCGTGCGCGTGCTGTAGAGCGCCGGGCGAAACCGTTCGGCGCCGCCCTGTGCGGCGACGCATCGCGTCACAGCGCGGGCGCATGGCGCGGACGACGATGCCGCCATCGCAAGGGCCTGCCCGGCCCGCGCAGGAGCGATGGGGGATAATGGTCGTTTTCGGGTAGGACCCCCTGGCGGCAACCGCGCCGGCACGGTTCTTGTTGTCGCCATGATCGATGTCCCCACGCTGCTCGGCTCCACCACCG from Xanthomonas sp. DAR 34887 carries:
- a CDS encoding glycosyl hydrolase family 95 catalytic domain-containing protein; the encoded protein is MSDSEHAPGNAARRAFLKQGGALAAMLPLLHLPAFGRTLAAPQRPASSPLLPPAQALRMQYANVPSEADVLRQGLPIGNGRLGALVGGAPDRDFLYISDASLWTGGRNDTLDAQGQFPYEKDSFGSFVMLAKLYLELDGHAPAQLRDYARELDLSNGCVRVRYALGAAQFTRTVFASHPDDAIVIQLEQRGGGRHSGRLRLLSAHATAVHGAAGGQLGFSGALANGLRHGAHVQLVATDGSVELQGDTLHFRDCSALRIVVCGGSNYVPDLARNYRDPDLDPQALARQRCTAAAQRAPETLLYTHVADHRALFDRMQVDLGRSSPAQRQLAIAQRLQARAATGTPDPELEALYLQFGRYLTIAASRDALPINLQGLWLENNDPPWMSDYHSDVNLQMNYWLTDAAGLGPCFDALARYCLAQLPAWTQITQAHFNDPRNRFRNTSGKVAGWAVAFSTNPFGGSGWNWHPGGNAWLCDSLWQHYEYTQDRAYLARIYPLLKGACEFWQARLIELEVPGADGQPHKRLVDDHDWSPEHGPEDARGIAYAQELAWNLFGQYRQASALLDRDAGYAATIAELQQRLYLPDISPRSGQLQEWMSPDDLGEAHHRHLSPLMGLYPGHRLHPDLAPPEQVAAARKLLDARGMHSFGWACAWRALCWARLGEAERAYALIATNLKPSIVHSNGTAPNFFDIYDLSQHGDPTLGGVFQIDANFGTPTAMLEMLLYSRPGHIALLPALPKAWAERGKVSGIGARGGFVVDLQWRNGKATRIVLRSVGGTETELAFNGRTQRVALAPGAAVRVL